The Papaver somniferum cultivar HN1 chromosome 3, ASM357369v1, whole genome shotgun sequence genome includes a region encoding these proteins:
- the LOC113355442 gene encoding receptor-like protein 7 codes for MRLLSFTTSVFFLVFLFLRELNRSNIWVHGQCLNDQKSLLLQLNQSLVRFSSLSPSITSVPSKRGSWLSNTDCCKSWGGVGCDGSGHVISLNLSGEYISGGLNSTSSLFKLQHLESLNLAYNSFFSTVIPSGFSKLANLTYLNLSNSGFSGQIPIELSRMTRLVTLDLSTFLPGSTSLTLKNPDFDTFIHNLKELKVLSLDGVNISEHGGKWCKAVSSSLQKLQVLSLSNCYLSGPLDRSLLQLRSLNELRLSNNNISAEVPEFLSEFRNLTSLHFSSCGLYGRFPEKVLQLPTLRSLYMSNNKLLQGSLREFSEDEMLRDLVLSDTSFTGELPHSIGNLTFLSRLELENCSFNGSIPASISKLSQLQYLDLSMNGFTGLIPSGDWSKSLININLSYNNLTGPVPSEWNRLHKLVNLNLKNNSLNGTIPSTLFSLPSLQRLQLTMNQFNGGLEEFSNGSSSPLEILDMSINKLQGLIPVSFFDLSKLKILTLSSNNFSGILILEKFFQKFKNLSNLDLSSNRLSINITGDNFTSFPQVSTLKLRSCNLSIFPSFLSNQSRLTYLDLSDNQMKGKIPNWIHMLGKGTLTHLNLSYNFLEDPEKSLPPNSFRWLAVLVLRSNRLQGKNVILPSSASVLDYSLNNFTSMIPNISSYLSFAIFFSLENNKLNGEIPKSICGAGYLQVLDLSHNNMSGEIPPCLVGSIPSLGVLNLRGNHFNGSIPEIFPNNCTLETLDLNRNHFEGQLPGSLAYCKKLEVLDLGNNQLTGDFPSWLGSMPNLRVLVLRSNRFHGPLGNAAGIKFPKLQIVDISSNKFSGTLSSECFLSWTAMMVSEEEALSNHKRKILGFKVLQLTGLYYQDAVMVTSKGLDMELVKILTVFTCMDLSNNEFQGDIPETIGKLTSLYVLNFSRNALTGSIPSTIGNLKQLESLDLSRNMLTGEIPYQLAQLSFLSVLNLSFNRLVGRIPSGNQFQTFLANSFEGNEELCGSPLPVCKNTTDKAQKYVHFKGDVDWQFILTGLGFGAGMGMILGPLSFWKTGRRWYNEQLNRILTRILPERLHHKFCDGERIDAEETIEEELTDTSAFYYYDDDEDEYNDGEFNGYYCVYCTKLDGRKVIHNPSCTCHKSPLNSS; via the coding sequence ATGAGATTGTTAAGTTTTACTACTAgcgttttctttcttgttttcttgttcttAAGGGAATTGAATAGAAGCAATATCTGGGTTCATGGGCAGTGTTTGAATGATCAGAAATCTCTATTGCTCCAACTAAACCAAAGCCTTGTTCGGTTTTCTAGTTTATCTCCGTCTATTACATCGGTTCCGTCCAAGCGTGGTTCTTGGCTTTCAAATACTGATTGTTGTAAATCTTGGGGTGGTGTTGGTTGTGATGGAAGTGGTCATGTTATCAGTTTAAACCTCAGTGGTGAATACATTTCAGGCGGACTGAATAGTACTAGTAGTTTGTTCAAGTTACAGCATCTCGAGAGCTTGAATTTGGCTTATAACAGCTTCTTTTCGACAGTGATTCCCTCTGGATTCAGTAAGCTTGCTAACTTGACTTATCTTAATCTTTCAAATTCGGGTTTCAGTGGGCAAATTCCAATTGAGCTTTCGCGGATGACAAGGTTGGTAACACTTGATCTTTCTACTTTTCTACCGGGTAGTACTTCATTAACATTAAAAAATCCTGATTTTGATACATTcattcataatttgaaagaactTAAAGTACTCTCGTTAGATGGTGTAAACATATCAGAACACGGTGGCAAGTGGTGCAAAGCGGTGTCCAGTTCACTACAAAAATTGCAAGTCTTGAGTCTGTCTAACTGTTACCTTTCAGGGCCTTTAGATAGATCTCTTTTACAGCTTCGGTCACTCAATGAACTTCGACTCAGCAATAATAACATCTCTGCCGAAGTCCCAGAATTCTTAAGTGAATTCCGCAACTTGACTTCCCTACATTTTAGTTCCTGCGGGCTGTATGGAAGATTCCCGGAGAAAGTTCTTCAGTTACCAACACTTCGAAGTTTATATATGTCAAACAATAAGCTCCTTCAAGGTTCTTTACgggaattttctgaggatgaaatgCTGCGAGACTTGGTACTGTCAGATACAAGTTTCACAGGGGAACTACCGCATTCTATTGGTAATCTCACATTCTTATCCCGCTTAGAGCTTGAGAACTGTAGCTTTAATGGTTCAATTCCCGCTTCAATTTCAAAACTTAGCCAACTTCAATATTTAGACCTTTCGATGAACGGTTTTACTGGTTTGATACCATCAGGCGATTGGTCTAAAAGTCTCATAAATATAAACCTTTCGTATAATAATTTAACAGGTCCAGTTCCTTCTGAATGGAACAGACTTCATAAACTAGTTAATCTAAATTTGAAGAACAATTCTCTCAATGGAACAATCCCAAGTACTTTGTTTAGTCTTCCTTCACTGCAGAGGCTACAACTTACAATGAATCAGTTCAACGGTGGTCTTGAGGAGTTCTCCAACGGATCCTCTTCTCCACTAGAGATCCTTGATATGAGTATTAATAAACTGCAAGGACTTATTCCAGTGTCATTTTTCGATCTCTCCAAACTGAAAATTCTCACACTTTCTTCAAATAACTTCAGTGGCATCTTAATTCTAGAAAAGTTTTTCCAGAAATTCAAGAATCTTTCAAATCTTGATCTTTCGAGTAACAGATTGTCGATCAACATTACTGGTGACAACTTTACATCGTTTCCTCAAGTTAGCACACTGAAGTTGCGTTCTTGTAACCTCAGCATATTCCCCTCTTTCTTGAGTAACCAGTCCAGGTTGACCTATCTGGACCTTTCCGACAATCAAATGAAAGGGAAAATACCAAACTGGATTCATATGCTCGGCAAAGGAACTCTTACACATTTGAATCTTTCGTATAATTTCTTAGAGGATCCTGAAAAATCCTTACCTCCTAATAGTTTTAGATGGCTGGCTGTTCTCGTCCTTCGCTCGAACCGGCTTCAAGGGAAGAATGTGATTTTACCATCATCTGCCAGTGTCTTGGACTACTCATTAAACAACTTCACCTCCATGATCCCAAATATCTCTTCTTACTTATCATTTGCTATATTCTTTTCTCTAGAAAACAATAAACTGAATGGAGAAATCCCCAAATCCATATGTGGAGCTGGTTATCTTCAAGTTCTTGATCTATCTCATAATAACATGAGTGGGGAAATACCACCATGTCTAGTAGGGTCCATTCCAAGTCTCGGAGTTCTAAATCTAAGAGGAAACCATTTTAATGGAAGTATACCGGAGATATTTCCAAATAATTGTACACTGGAGACACTCGACCTCAACCGAAACCATTTTGAAGGTCAGCTGCCAGGGTCTCTTGCCTATTGTAAGAAGCTAGAGGTCTTAGACCTTGGGAATAATCAATTAACCGGAGATTTCCCTTCCTGGTTGGGGTCTATGCCCAATTTGCGTGTTCTTGTGTTACGGTCCAACAGATTCCATGGTCCCCTAGGAAATGCGGCTGGTATAAAGTTTCCAAAGCTGCAGATTGTAGACATCTCTTCCAACAAGTTTTCAGGTACTCTTTCCAGTGAATGCTTCTTGAGTTGGACTGCGATGATGGTTAGTGAAGAAGAAGCACTATCAAATCACAAGCGCAAGATCCTAGGATTTAAGGTCTTACAACTTACCGGCTTGTACTACCAAGACGCGGTGATGGTTACAAGCAAAGGACTGGACATGGAGCTAGTGAAGATTTTAACGGTTTTTACGTGCATGGACTTGTCAAATAATGAATTTCAAGGAGACATACCGGAGACAATTGGAAAGCTTACGTCACTCTATGTTCTGAATTTCTCAAGAAATGCTCTTACAGGTTCAATACCATCAACTATTGGTAATCTTAAACAACTTGAGTCGTTAGACCTCTCGAGGAACATGTTGACCGGAGAGATCCCATACCAATTGGCTCAATTGTCATTCCTTTCGGTATTGAATCTCTCCTTCAACAGACTTGTGGGAAGGATTCCATCAGGCAATCAATTTCAAACTTTCCTTGCGAATTCCTTTGAAGGAAACGAAGAATTATGTGGGAGTCCCTTGCCTGTCTGCAAAAATACCACCGACAAGGCGCAAAAGTATGTgcatttcaagggtgatgttgattGGCAATTCATATTGACAGGGTTGGGTTTTGGTGCTGGCATGGGAATGATTCTTGGACCATTATCATTCTGGAAGACAGGAAGGCGGTGGTACAATGAGCAGTTAAACAGAATCCTTACAAGAATTCTTCCAGAGAGACTGCATCATAAATTTTGTGACGGCGAAAGAATTGATGCAGAGGAAACTATTGAAGAGGAGCTTACAGACACGTCAGCATTCTACTACTACGACGATGATGAGGATGAATACAACGACGGAGAGTTTAATGGATACTACTGTGTGTACTGTACAAAACTAGACGGGAGAAAAGTAATACATAATCCCAGCTGCACATGCCATAAATCACCACTAAACTCTTCTTAG
- the LOC113355443 gene encoding receptor-like protein 33, whose amino-acid sequence MGVSDSLNLSRNLLEDPDRPFPADSFTSLKYIDLHSNMLQGKNPILPPSALFLDYSSNNLTSIIPNVSSYLSHAMFFSLSSNQISGEIPASICEASLEVLDVSFNNLSGPVPPCMRSMARLRVLNLRRNSLSGQIPHVWRSQGSIPPDDFNSYPESCDLRTFNLNENKFEGKLPSSLANCTMLEVLDVGNNQLSGGFPSWLGSMPELRVLVLQNNRFQGPLGNGGTECNLAMLQIIDISSNNFSGVLPKECFSSWKTMMVDEEEAARNHRDQIIGFGFAFTDDNYQQAVTVTSKGQDMDLVKILTIFTSIDFSNNKFEGEIPDIIGNFTSLNVLNFSSNAFEGKIPSTLGNLKNLESLDLSSNKLSGEIPYELAGLSFLAVLNLSFNKLVGRIPPGSQFQTFEPSSFEGNDGLCGSPMLKNCSTTEEAPEDVLTIDNEPDWILLAVLFRGF is encoded by the coding sequence ATGGGAGTCTCAGACAGCTTAAATCTTTCTCGCAACCTTTTGGAGGATCCTGACCGGCCCTTCCCTGCCGATAGTTTCACATCGTTGAAATACATTGACCTCCATTCCAACATGCTTCAAGGAAAGAACCCAATCTTGCCACCATCAGCCTTATTCTTGGATTACTCATCAAACAACCTTACTTCAATAATCCCAAATGTTTCATCTTATCTCTCACATGCTATGTTTTTCTCTCTTTCGAGCAACCAAATTTCTGGAGAAATACCCGCGTCGATATGTGAAGCTAGTCTTGAAGTTCTCGATGTGTCATTTAACAACTTGAGTGGACCAGTACCGCCATGCATGAGGTCCATGGCAAGACTCAGAGTTTTAAATTTAAGAAGAAACAGCTTAAGCGGACAGATACCCCATGTATGGCGTTCACAAGGAAGTATACCTCCAGATGATTTTAATTCTTATCCAGAGTCTTGTGATTTGAGAACATTCAACCTCaatgaaaacaaatttgaaggGAAGCTACCAAGTTCTCTAGCCAATTGTACCATGCTAGAGGTTCTAGATGTTGGAAATAATCAATTAAGCGGTGGTTTCCCGTCCTGGTTAGGATCAATGCCCGAGCTACGTGTTCTTGTGTTGCAAAACAATAGATTTCAAGGTCCCTTGGGTAATGGTGGAACTGAGTGTAACTTGGCAATGTTACAAATTATAGACATCTCTTCTAATAACTTTTCAGGTGTTCTACCCAAAGAATGTTTTTCTAGTTGGAAGACCATGATGGTAGACGAAGAAGAAGCAGCACGGAACCACAGGGATCAAATTATAGGATTTGGATTTGCATTCACTGACGATAATTACCAACAGGCAGTGACGGTTACAAGCAAAGGACAAGACATGGACCTGGTAAAGATCTTAACCATTTTCACTAGCATTGACTTCTCCAATAATAAATTTGAAGGAGAAATACCAGATATAATTGGAAATTTTACGTCACTCAACGTTCTCAATTTCTCAAGCAATGCTTTCGAAGGAAAAATCCCATCAACTTTGGGGAATCTTAAAAATCTGGAGTCATTAGACCTCTCGTCAAACAAGCTGTCAGGAGAGATTCCTTACGAATTAGCAGGTTTATCATTCCTTGCAGTCTTGAACCTCTCCTTTAACAAACTAGTTGGAAGAATCCCACCAGGTAGTCAGTTTCAAACTTTTGAGCCAAGTTCTTTTGAAGGAAATGACGGGTTATGTGGTTCTCCCATGTTGAAAAACTGCAGCACTACTGAGGAGGCACCAGAAGATGTCTTAACTATTGATAACGAACCAGATTGGATATTACTCGCGGTACTTTTTCGGGGtttttga
- the LOC113359109 gene encoding receptor-like protein 7, whose product MKSDQNSMKEIRCNCRNKFADFLSPDQKNLLVQLNQSFVSSSSTSKRSSWSSNTDCCSSWDGVTCDKSGHVLSLDLSNESIQDGVNSSSSLFKFRYLERLNLAFNYFGSIPIPVGFNKLVNLTYLNLSNSGFNGQIPISFSRMTRLVTLDLATYQFPGSIPFTLNNPDLNTLTRNLKEVRILSLDGVNISAQGSKWCKAFSSSVPKLQVLSLSNCYLSGPFDKSLIQLQSLYELRLSGNNISSEVPEFFSEFRNLTFLDLSSCELYGNSPERILKVRTLQKLYLANNDHLQGSLPEIPMHGLLQELILLNTSFSGELPNSIGNLRFLSRLDLWHCRFNGPIPSSVSKLKQLQYLDLSENSFTGTLPMALFVIPSLQYMDLSENQFTGQLGQFVNGSSSSLETLDLSMNKLQGPIPATLFELSRLDTLTLSSNNFSGIVNLDALFN is encoded by the exons ATGAAGAGTGATCAGAATTCTATGAAGGAAATCCGATGCAATTGCCGGAACAAATTTGCAGACTTTCTGTCGCCT GATCAAAAGAATCTCTTAGTGCAACTTAATCAAAGTTttgtatcttcttcttctacatcgaAGCGTAGTTCTTGGAGTTCAAATACCGATTGTTGTTCTTCTTGGGATGGTGTTACATGTGATAAAAGTGGTCATGTTTTAAGTTTAGACCTTAGTAATGAATCCATTCAAGATGGAGTAAATAGTTCTAGTAGTTTATTCAAGTTCCGGTATCTTGAGAGATTGAATTTGGCATTCAACTACTTCGGTTCTATACCGATACCTGTGGGGTTTAATAAGCTTGTCAACTTGACTTACCTCAATTTGTCAAATTCGGGTTTTAATGGGCAGATTCCAATTTCATTCTCGCGTATGACAAGGTTAGTTACACTCGATCTTGCAACTTATCAATTTCCGGGAAGTATTCCGTTCACATTGAACAATCCTGATCTTAATACGCTTACTCGTAACTTAAAAGAAGTTAGAATATTATCTTTAGACGGTGTTAACATATCAGCACAAGGTAGCAAGTGGTGTAAAGCGTTCTCGAGTTCAGTACCTAAATTGCAAGTCTTGAGTCTATCCAACTGTTATCTGTCAGGTCCATTTGATAAATCTCTTATACAGCTTCAGTCACTCTATGAATTACGTCTCAGCGGGAATAATATATCAAGTGAAGTACCAGAGTTCTTTAGCGAATTCCGCAACTTGACGTTTTTAGATTTGAGTTCTTGCGAGTTGTACGGGAACTCCCCGGAAAGGATTCTCAAGGTAAGAACACTTCAGAAACTCTATCTTGCAAATAATGATCATCTTCAAGGTTCATTACCAGAAATTCCCATGCATGGACTGCTTCAGGAGTTAATATTGCTAAACACAAGTTTTTCTGGCGAGTTACCGAATTCCATAggtaatcttagatttttatccCGCTTGGATCTTTGGCATTGTAGATTTAATGGACCAATTCCTTCTTCAGTGTCAAAACTCAAACAACTTCAATATTTGGATCTATCTGAAAACAGTTTCACTGGAACACTTCCAATGGCTTTGTTTGTAATACCTTCACTACAATACATGGATCTTTCTGAGAATCAGTTCACTGGTCAACTTGGTCAGTTTGTCAAcggatcttcatcttctctagagACCCTTGATTTGAGTATGAATAAGCTGCAGGGACCTATTCCGGCAACATTGTTTGAACTATCTAGACTTGACACTCTTACACTTTCTTCAAACAATTTCAGTGGGATAGTAAATTTGGATGCACTTTTTA ATTAG